The following are encoded together in the Mesoterricola sediminis genome:
- a CDS encoding methyltransferase domain-containing protein yields the protein MDRYAREDRPGWDMDGPTPVLPELLDRVAAAGLALGPTVAVPGCGFGHDAAALAAGGFQVTGLDFAAPALARAQARYGDAVAWRQEDWFGGGAAFDAIFDHTCFSAMAPERRAAYMAACARRLRPGGLWLVVFFTQVRDPQGPPFAQDPAGFRTLVEGVFDVAFLGPAERSHPRRAGREAIAVLRLKDQPAPV from the coding sequence TTGGACCGCTATGCCCGGGAAGACCGGCCGGGCTGGGACATGGACGGTCCGACGCCGGTCCTGCCCGAACTCCTGGACCGGGTTGCCGCGGCGGGGTTGGCGCTGGGGCCCACGGTGGCGGTGCCCGGCTGCGGCTTCGGCCACGATGCCGCCGCCCTGGCTGCGGGGGGGTTCCAGGTGACGGGGCTGGATTTCGCCGCCCCCGCCCTGGCCCGGGCCCAGGCGCGGTATGGCGACGCGGTGGCGTGGCGGCAGGAGGACTGGTTCGGGGGTGGAGCGGCCTTCGACGCCATTTTCGACCACACCTGCTTCTCGGCCATGGCCCCGGAGCGTCGGGCCGCCTATATGGCGGCCTGCGCCCGGCGGCTCCGGCCCGGGGGTTTGTGGCTGGTCGTGTTCTTCACCCAGGTACGGGATCCGCAAGGGCCGCCCTTCGCCCAGGATCCGGCCGGATTCAGGACGCTGGTGGAGGGGGTCTTCGACGTGGCGTTCCTGGGCCCGGCCGAGCGAAGCCACCCTCGCCGGGCCGGCCGGGAAGCGATCGCCGTGCTCCGGCTCAAGGACCAGCCCGCGCCCGTCTGA
- a CDS encoding IS5 family transposase, producing MPRSFLTDAMWAKLEPLLPPERGGMGRSRHPNRPMVEAILWRHRTGAPWRDLPEEFGPWTSVYTRFEAWTKRGVWQRILEFLRKEADLEWVMLDGTIIRAHQHSAGKRGGALEPGARTISGWMLDQDPFDLRCPR from the coding sequence ATGCCGAGAAGTTTCCTGACCGATGCCATGTGGGCAAAGCTTGAACCGCTCCTTCCGCCAGAGCGTGGAGGGATGGGGCGATCCCGTCACCCCAACCGTCCCATGGTGGAGGCGATCCTGTGGAGGCACAGGACTGGGGCGCCGTGGAGGGACCTGCCGGAGGAATTTGGACCTTGGACAAGCGTGTACACGCGATTTGAGGCCTGGACCAAGCGCGGCGTGTGGCAAAGGATCCTGGAGTTCCTGCGCAAGGAAGCCGACCTGGAGTGGGTCATGCTGGATGGCACCATCATTCGCGCTCATCAACATTCAGCAGGCAAAAGGGGGGGGGCTCTGGAACCAGGCGCTCGGACGATCTCGGGGTGGATGCTCGACCAAGATCCATTTGATCTGCGATGCCCACGGTAA
- a CDS encoding tryptophanase → MPKTMIEPFRIKSVEPIRMTTREERVRLLEEARLNVFKLRAEDVLLDFLTDSGTGAMSSRQWGAIMEGDESYAGARSFFRLQGVLQKLTGYEHIIPTHQGRAAERILFAVATEKGQIVPNNTHFDTTRANLEFDGVEAVDLVIPEGLQPATVHPFKGNIDLGKVEDLLKKEGHRVPFGMLTVTNNSGGGQPVSMENMRAYSALLKKYGKPLILDVCRFAENAMFIKLREPGMQDRTVESIAQEMFRLADGCTMSAKKDGMVNIGGFIALKDASLAEAARANLVITEGFPTYGGLAGRDLEALAVGLEEGLQEDYLRYRLRTAEYMGEKLLAAGVDIVRPTGGHAVYIDAKAFLPHLQPCDYPAWSLCNALYLEGGIRGVEIGGVMFGKRLEDGTETYSAMELVRLAFPRRMYTQSHFDYAAEVICELKAKASEVRGVRIAKQAKFLRHFTAEMTWA, encoded by the coding sequence ATGCCCAAGACCATGATCGAACCCTTCCGCATCAAGAGCGTCGAGCCCATCCGCATGACCACCCGCGAGGAGCGGGTCCGCCTCCTGGAGGAGGCCAGGCTCAACGTGTTCAAGCTTCGCGCCGAGGACGTCCTCCTCGACTTCCTCACCGACTCCGGCACCGGCGCCATGAGCAGCCGGCAGTGGGGCGCCATCATGGAAGGCGACGAGAGCTACGCCGGCGCGCGCAGCTTCTTCCGCCTCCAGGGCGTGCTCCAGAAACTGACCGGCTACGAGCACATCATCCCCACCCACCAGGGCCGCGCCGCCGAGCGCATCCTCTTCGCGGTGGCCACCGAGAAGGGGCAGATCGTCCCCAACAACACCCACTTCGACACCACGCGCGCGAACCTGGAGTTCGACGGCGTCGAGGCCGTGGACCTGGTCATCCCCGAGGGCCTCCAGCCCGCCACCGTGCACCCCTTCAAGGGCAACATCGACCTCGGCAAGGTGGAGGACCTGCTGAAGAAGGAGGGCCACCGCGTCCCCTTCGGCATGCTGACCGTCACCAACAACTCGGGCGGCGGCCAGCCCGTGAGCATGGAGAACATGCGGGCCTACAGCGCCCTGCTGAAGAAGTACGGCAAGCCCCTGATCCTGGACGTGTGCCGCTTCGCCGAGAACGCCATGTTCATCAAGCTCCGCGAGCCCGGCATGCAGGACCGCACCGTCGAGAGCATCGCCCAGGAGATGTTCCGCCTCGCCGACGGCTGCACCATGAGCGCCAAGAAGGACGGCATGGTCAACATCGGCGGCTTCATCGCCCTCAAGGACGCCTCCCTGGCCGAGGCGGCCCGGGCCAACCTGGTGATCACCGAAGGCTTCCCCACCTACGGCGGCCTCGCCGGGCGCGACCTGGAAGCCCTGGCCGTGGGCCTCGAGGAGGGCCTCCAGGAGGACTACCTCCGCTACCGCCTGCGCACCGCCGAGTACATGGGCGAGAAGCTGCTGGCCGCGGGCGTGGACATCGTGCGCCCCACCGGGGGCCACGCCGTGTACATCGACGCCAAGGCCTTCCTGCCCCACCTCCAGCCCTGCGACTACCCGGCCTGGAGCCTCTGCAACGCCCTCTACCTCGAGGGCGGCATCCGCGGCGTCGAGATCGGCGGCGTCATGTTCGGCAAGCGCCTGGAGGACGGCACCGAGACCTACTCCGCCATGGAGCTGGTGCGCCTGGCCTTCCCGCGCCGGATGTACACCCAGAGCCACTTCGACTACGCCGCCGAGGTCATCTGCGAGCTGAAGGCCAAGGCCTCCGAGGTCCGCGGCGTGCGCATCGCCAAGCAGGCCAAGTTCCTCCGCCACTTCACGGCCGAGATGACCTGGGCCTGA
- a CDS encoding SPL family radical SAM protein: protein MTPPLLPFAPTTTPALFRDLQVEPEEARSILRPQKDERYGFGFALSPYRGCEHGCRYCYVRDYPQALPGDRSVPVKREAWGTWSVPKLNAPELLWSQRHRLHGQTVFLASATDPYQPLEREYRLTRACLEVLLMCPTTRVLVHTRSPLVLQDTELLRAFKDRVSVGFSIPTDDDTVRQVVEPKAPPIPSRWAAMERLAAAGVRVKLAVCPLMPVHDPEAFARRAKASGAASAWVGGLRLLKDDPFYDLLARHGWLHILDPDYADGVARVLEATFPRTRTPRDRVPAPAPAPPRVLQPSLFEAM, encoded by the coding sequence ATGACGCCCCCGCTCCTACCGTTCGCACCGACGACGACGCCTGCGCTGTTCCGGGATCTCCAGGTCGAGCCCGAGGAGGCCCGGAGCATCCTGAGGCCCCAGAAGGACGAGCGCTACGGCTTCGGGTTCGCCCTCAGCCCCTACCGGGGCTGCGAGCACGGCTGCCGGTACTGCTACGTGCGGGACTACCCCCAGGCCCTGCCCGGGGACCGGAGCGTCCCGGTGAAGCGGGAGGCCTGGGGCACCTGGTCCGTGCCGAAGCTGAACGCTCCGGAGCTCCTGTGGTCCCAGCGCCACCGGCTGCACGGCCAGACCGTCTTCCTGGCCTCCGCCACGGACCCCTACCAGCCCCTGGAGCGGGAGTACCGCCTCACCCGGGCCTGCCTGGAGGTGCTCCTCATGTGTCCCACCACCCGGGTGCTCGTCCACACCCGGAGCCCCCTGGTGCTCCAGGACACGGAGCTCCTCAGGGCCTTCAAGGACCGCGTCTCGGTGGGGTTCTCCATCCCCACGGACGACGACACCGTGCGCCAGGTGGTCGAGCCCAAGGCCCCCCCCATCCCCTCCCGGTGGGCGGCCATGGAACGGCTCGCGGCCGCCGGTGTCCGGGTGAAGCTGGCCGTATGCCCCCTCATGCCCGTCCACGACCCCGAGGCCTTCGCGCGCCGGGCCAAGGCCTCCGGGGCCGCCAGCGCCTGGGTGGGGGGGCTCCGGCTCCTCAAGGACGACCCCTTCTACGACCTCCTGGCCCGCCACGGCTGGCTCCACATCCTCGACCCCGACTACGCCGACGGGGTGGCCCGGGTGCTGGAGGCCACCTTCCCCCGGACCCGGACCCCCCGGGACCGGGTCCCGGCGCCGGCCCCGGCGCCTCCCCGCGTTCTCCAGCCCAGCCTTTTCGAGGCCATGTGA
- a CDS encoding transglutaminase domain-containing protein — protein MSWLKPLAPFLATALLGAPALDQLPAWAQGPAACTEAPPADADAWVLLDRTEFTYRGGGEIRLRAFRLVKILTEQGLEARAFERDGLGGAASRIEKLKGWNLRPDGTLVTLDKAWVATVSASGNGELTRDQRTVALLDRVVKGSLVAFESQEVLRPPLGPLVVTPVMGPHPVRTWELAWVKSANGFPSLGAEPIPPRMATWNLPPGFPPPAPDATQIRLEGVPAAPRRVRGAPHPQDTLPWVLVRFQDPALPGSMDGSTWDSIARGTHTRFELPRAPFAPVPEARGLDALRAALRWIQTSIRYRIVYLSPERGWQPATPASVLRNRYGDCKDQAAFLLNAAREAGFHAVPALARIHEGHAEPVQPPSPYAFNHVITAIRLETPSGLPAEVTTPKGRYLLVDPTDAFSPLGRLATAHRGRQVLICEPEGGLWVPVPPDATSRPAVTVALDGQITEGLAFEGTLTLREQEDALGLRSAALEGPGPVEAWVGGHLNLPPGSTWQPVSVDDPMAGNGTVNLVLRLKAPGALRKAGGAWSLAGLGLPRAPWPIQKLGRPRLSAVETGAWIGWSWKAHLKMGGVLAPTGPAASLETPFRKATFQAARAEDGWSLAFTQTCEPRRYDLAHAEEGVRAQREDRARFSQFLEEALTFAVQL, from the coding sequence ATGAGCTGGCTGAAACCCCTGGCCCCCTTCCTGGCGACCGCCCTGCTCGGCGCCCCCGCCCTGGACCAGCTCCCGGCCTGGGCCCAGGGGCCGGCCGCCTGCACCGAGGCCCCGCCGGCGGACGCCGACGCCTGGGTGCTTCTGGACCGGACCGAGTTCACCTACCGGGGCGGCGGGGAGATCCGCCTGCGCGCGTTCCGCCTGGTGAAGATCCTCACCGAGCAGGGCCTGGAAGCGCGCGCCTTCGAGCGGGACGGCCTGGGCGGCGCCGCCTCCAGGATCGAGAAGCTGAAGGGCTGGAACCTGCGGCCCGACGGGACCCTCGTGACCCTCGACAAGGCCTGGGTGGCCACCGTTTCCGCCTCGGGGAACGGGGAGCTGACCCGCGACCAAAGGACGGTCGCCCTCCTGGATCGCGTCGTGAAGGGGAGCCTCGTGGCCTTCGAAAGCCAGGAGGTCCTGCGGCCGCCGCTGGGCCCTCTGGTCGTGACCCCGGTCATGGGCCCCCACCCGGTGCGCACGTGGGAGCTGGCCTGGGTCAAGTCGGCCAACGGGTTCCCGTCCCTGGGCGCGGAACCCATCCCCCCGCGCATGGCGACCTGGAACCTCCCGCCGGGGTTCCCCCCGCCGGCGCCGGATGCCACCCAGATCCGCCTGGAGGGGGTTCCCGCGGCCCCGCGCCGGGTGCGGGGCGCACCGCACCCCCAGGACACGCTTCCCTGGGTGCTGGTGAGGTTCCAGGACCCCGCCCTGCCCGGCAGCATGGATGGCTCCACCTGGGACAGCATCGCCCGGGGGACGCACACGCGCTTCGAACTGCCCCGGGCCCCCTTCGCCCCTGTCCCGGAGGCCCGGGGGCTGGACGCGCTCCGGGCGGCCCTCCGATGGATCCAGACGTCCATCCGGTACCGCATCGTCTACCTCAGCCCCGAGCGCGGCTGGCAGCCCGCGACGCCGGCCTCGGTCCTCCGGAACCGGTACGGCGACTGCAAGGACCAGGCCGCCTTCCTGCTCAATGCGGCCCGGGAGGCGGGCTTCCACGCCGTCCCGGCCCTCGCCCGCATCCACGAGGGCCATGCGGAACCGGTCCAGCCCCCCTCCCCGTACGCCTTCAACCACGTGATCACCGCCATCCGCCTGGAAACGCCCTCGGGGCTTCCGGCGGAGGTGACGACGCCCAAGGGCCGCTACCTGCTGGTGGACCCCACCGACGCCTTCAGCCCCCTGGGCAGGCTGGCGACGGCCCACCGCGGCCGGCAGGTGCTCATCTGCGAGCCCGAGGGGGGCCTCTGGGTCCCCGTGCCCCCGGACGCCACCTCGCGACCGGCCGTCACCGTCGCCCTGGACGGCCAGATCACCGAAGGCCTGGCCTTCGAAGGCACCCTCACCCTGCGGGAGCAGGAGGACGCCCTGGGCCTGCGATCCGCGGCCCTGGAAGGCCCGGGCCCGGTGGAGGCGTGGGTGGGCGGACACCTCAACCTGCCCCCGGGGTCCACCTGGCAGCCGGTGTCCGTGGACGATCCCATGGCCGGGAACGGAACCGTGAACCTGGTCCTCCGCCTGAAGGCCCCCGGTGCGCTCCGGAAGGCGGGCGGCGCCTGGTCCCTCGCGGGGCTCGGGCTCCCCCGCGCGCCGTGGCCCATCCAGAAGCTGGGCCGGCCCCGGCTCAGCGCCGTGGAGACCGGGGCCTGGATCGGCTGGTCCTGGAAGGCCCATCTGAAGATGGGGGGGGTGCTGGCGCCAACCGGCCCAGCAGCCTCGCTGGAAACCCCCTTCCGGAAGGCCACCTTCCAGGCGGCCCGGGCCGAGGATGGCTGGTCGTTGGCCTTCACCCAGACCTGCGAGCCCCGCCGCTACGACCTGGCCCACGCCGAGGAGGGCGTCCGGGCGCAGCGCGAGGACCGCGCCCGGTTCAGCCAATTCCTGGAGGAGGCCCTCACCTTCGCCGTGCAGCTCTGA
- a CDS encoding IS5 family transposase produces the protein MNIQQAKGGGLWNQALGRSRGGCSTKIHLICDAHGNPLDFLVTPGQAHESRSAEGLLCGWQAEYVFGDRAYDGNPVRKAIEAMGATAVIPPHPRRKNPAAWDSHLYKARHAIEHGFAKLKQFRALAARFDKTARSFSAQVALACIVIWLRL, from the coding sequence ATCAACATTCAGCAGGCAAAAGGGGGGGGGCTCTGGAACCAGGCGCTCGGACGATCTCGGGGTGGATGCTCGACCAAGATCCATTTGATCTGCGATGCCCACGGTAATCCTTTGGATTTCCTGGTCACTCCGGGGCAAGCCCATGAAAGCCGGTCTGCTGAAGGATTGCTGTGCGGTTGGCAGGCAGAGTACGTGTTCGGAGATCGGGCCTACGATGGGAACCCGGTAAGGAAGGCGATCGAGGCCATGGGTGCGACAGCCGTCATCCCACCTCATCCCCGGCGCAAGAATCCGGCGGCCTGGGACTCACACCTATACAAGGCCCGCCATGCCATCGAGCATGGGTTCGCCAAGCTCAAACAGTTCAGGGCGCTGGCCGCCAGGTTCGACAAAACGGCGCGAAGTTTCTCAGCCCAGGTGGCTTTGGCCTGCATCGTGATCTGGCTGAGGCTATGA
- a CDS encoding MBL fold metallo-hydrolase encodes MAQRSRAYPDNVPGPLFVDASCIDCGTCYGMAPALFREAGDHSAVHRQPGDAAERHRALMALLACPTGSIGTDDKAGIEAAAAAFPEPLGDGVFFCGYTSSRSYGAWSYFVPREDGNLLVDSPRAFPGLLDRLEAQGGVALLVLSHKDDVADHARLRARFGCARVLHEADLEPDTAGVELPQRGLEPRALGPDLLYIPTPGHTAGSACLLLREEVLFTGDTLWWSPARGRLDASREHCWHDWATQMASLERLRTFRFRRILPGHGRAWAADTPGAMRRELDRALAALAGPS; translated from the coding sequence ATGGCCCAGCGATCCCGCGCATACCCCGACAATGTCCCCGGCCCCCTGTTCGTGGACGCCTCCTGCATCGACTGCGGCACGTGCTACGGCATGGCCCCCGCCCTGTTCCGGGAGGCCGGGGACCACAGCGCCGTGCACCGGCAGCCCGGGGACGCCGCGGAGCGGCACCGGGCCCTCATGGCCCTCCTGGCCTGCCCCACGGGCTCCATCGGCACGGACGACAAGGCCGGGATCGAGGCGGCCGCCGCCGCCTTCCCCGAGCCGCTGGGGGACGGCGTCTTCTTCTGCGGGTACACCTCCAGCCGGAGCTACGGGGCCTGGAGCTACTTCGTGCCGCGGGAGGACGGCAACCTGCTCGTGGACAGCCCCCGGGCCTTCCCGGGCCTCCTGGACCGGCTCGAGGCCCAGGGGGGCGTCGCCCTCCTCGTGCTCTCCCACAAGGACGACGTGGCGGACCACGCGCGCCTGCGGGCGCGCTTCGGCTGCGCCCGCGTCCTCCACGAGGCCGACCTGGAACCGGACACCGCCGGCGTGGAGCTCCCCCAGCGCGGCCTGGAGCCGCGCGCCCTGGGCCCCGATCTCCTCTACATCCCCACCCCCGGCCACACCGCCGGCAGCGCCTGCCTCCTGCTCCGGGAGGAGGTGCTCTTCACCGGGGATACCCTGTGGTGGAGCCCCGCCAGGGGCAGGCTCGACGCCAGCCGCGAGCACTGCTGGCACGACTGGGCCACCCAGATGGCGAGCCTGGAGCGGCTCCGGACCTTCCGGTTCCGCCGGATCCTCCCGGGCCACGGGCGGGCCTGGGCCGCGGACACCCCCGGGGCCATGCGCCGGGAACTCGACCGGGCCCTGGCGGCGCTGGCCGGCCCATCCTGA
- the dnaX gene encoding DNA polymerase III subunit gamma/tau: MITLALKYRPRVLSDLVGQEASVRALSNALKRAKAAGGAIHHQAFLFAGVRGTGKTSTARILARALNCEQGPTAEPCGVCQACQASEAPDQNLDIVEIDAASRSSVEDARALREQVQTRPAFCRYRVYIIDEVHMMSRSAFDALLKILEEPPPHAVFVLATTELQDVPDTIKSRVQIFPFRLIPPGMVEARLRWVCEQEGVTWDEGALRLLAEAGQGSMRDALTTLDRVVSAGDGHVGEDMVRDQLGIVPAVRVQGVLEALLAGDCGAILDHCRALADLGSDWVSFWRELMLAFRDRMEAEVRQGSGPQDVLRWARMLQLLISRERDLRDTSLPDVVVELALLTAAQLPHLAPLDALLKAGPGAAPAGPARTQAVGAPMAAPRSAPPPTRTPEGPGRPFDARQAERPTPAAAPAVPAPAPRVSTAPPPAAPSPTAPPPAVPAPAAPPPAAPAPAVPPPDPRNLEQLRQAVGETLRQAPGGLPRTLGALAHMATALVFQDRVLHWHFPPNVRNTVQDLERELANPHLLEALRPLLPGLAGMTVTFDAGGRERPEDLLRADPVFQRLLQETGGEIVEIRTEG; this comes from the coding sequence ATGATAACCCTCGCCCTCAAGTACCGTCCCCGCGTGCTGTCCGACCTGGTGGGGCAGGAAGCCAGCGTCCGTGCCCTGTCCAACGCCCTGAAACGGGCGAAGGCCGCGGGCGGCGCCATCCACCACCAGGCCTTCCTTTTCGCCGGGGTGCGCGGCACCGGCAAGACCTCCACCGCCCGCATCCTGGCCCGCGCCCTCAACTGCGAGCAGGGCCCCACCGCGGAGCCCTGCGGCGTCTGCCAGGCCTGCCAGGCCTCGGAGGCCCCGGACCAGAACCTGGACATCGTCGAGATCGACGCCGCGAGCCGGTCCAGCGTCGAGGACGCCCGGGCCCTGCGCGAGCAGGTGCAGACCCGGCCGGCCTTCTGCCGCTACCGCGTCTACATCATCGACGAGGTCCACATGATGAGCCGCAGCGCCTTCGACGCGCTGCTGAAGATCCTGGAGGAGCCGCCTCCCCACGCGGTCTTCGTGCTCGCCACCACCGAGCTCCAGGACGTGCCCGACACCATCAAGAGCCGGGTGCAGATCTTCCCCTTCCGCCTCATCCCGCCCGGCATGGTCGAGGCCCGGCTCCGCTGGGTCTGCGAGCAGGAGGGGGTGACCTGGGACGAGGGCGCCCTCCGGCTCCTGGCCGAGGCGGGGCAGGGCTCCATGCGCGACGCCCTCACGACCCTGGACCGGGTCGTCTCCGCCGGGGACGGCCACGTGGGCGAGGACATGGTGCGGGACCAGCTGGGCATCGTGCCCGCCGTCCGCGTCCAGGGCGTCCTGGAGGCCCTCCTGGCCGGCGACTGCGGCGCCATCCTGGACCACTGCCGCGCCCTCGCCGACCTGGGCAGCGACTGGGTCAGCTTCTGGCGCGAGCTGATGCTGGCCTTCCGCGACCGCATGGAGGCCGAGGTGCGCCAGGGCTCCGGGCCCCAGGACGTGCTCCGCTGGGCGCGCATGCTCCAGCTCCTGATCTCCCGGGAGCGGGACCTGCGGGACACCAGCCTCCCCGACGTGGTGGTGGAGCTGGCCCTCCTGACGGCGGCCCAGCTGCCCCATCTGGCCCCCCTGGACGCCCTGCTCAAGGCCGGTCCCGGCGCCGCCCCCGCCGGCCCTGCCCGGACCCAGGCCGTCGGCGCGCCCATGGCGGCGCCCCGGTCCGCGCCGCCGCCCACCCGGACCCCGGAGGGTCCGGGCCGCCCTTTTGACGCGAGGCAGGCGGAGCGGCCCACCCCGGCCGCGGCGCCTGCCGTGCCCGCCCCCGCGCCCCGCGTGTCCACCGCCCCCCCTCCGGCCGCGCCCTCGCCGACCGCGCCGCCTCCGGCTGTCCCCGCTCCTGCCGCGCCGCCTCCGGCTGCCCCCGCTCCGGCCGTGCCGCCTCCGGATCCCCGGAACCTGGAGCAGTTGCGCCAGGCGGTGGGAGAAACCCTCCGCCAGGCCCCGGGCGGCCTGCCCCGGACCCTGGGCGCCCTGGCCCACATGGCCACGGCCCTCGTCTTCCAGGACCGGGTGCTCCACTGGCACTTCCCGCCCAATGTGCGCAACACCGTCCAGGACCTGGAGCGGGAGCTGGCCAACCCCCACCTCCTGGAGGCCCTGCGCCCCCTCCTGCCCGGCCTCGCGGGCATGACCGTCACCTTCGACGCCGGCGGCCGCGAGCGTCCCGAGGACCTGCTCCGGGCCGACCCCGTCTTCCAGCGCCTCCTCCAGGAGACGGGCGGGGAGATCGTGGAGATCCGGACCGAGGGCTGA
- a CDS encoding nitroreductase family protein: MRPVLALLCGAALLGAQDPIQLPAPAPRGTLAEALKARATVRALAGPAPTLAETAQLLWAAQGENRPGKRTVPSAKARYPLDLYLVTAGTPGLPAGVYRYLPAGHALVRVAGGGPAEVLGGLKAMQPWIAAAPAVAVVAATPRRIDGAGQEDAVRLAAYEAGAAAQALLLQAAALELGAGTAVGVDLAAVGQALKLPEGARAVALLPIGHRAR; encoded by the coding sequence ATGCGCCCCGTGCTCGCCCTCCTCTGCGGCGCCGCCCTCCTGGGCGCCCAGGACCCCATCCAGCTGCCCGCCCCCGCGCCCCGGGGCACCCTGGCCGAGGCCCTGAAGGCCCGGGCCACGGTCCGCGCCCTGGCCGGCCCCGCGCCGACCCTGGCGGAGACCGCCCAGCTCCTGTGGGCCGCCCAGGGGGAAAACCGCCCCGGCAAGCGCACGGTGCCCTCGGCGAAGGCCCGCTATCCCCTGGATCTCTACCTGGTGACGGCCGGAACCCCGGGCCTGCCCGCCGGCGTCTACCGCTACCTCCCGGCCGGCCACGCCCTGGTCCGGGTGGCCGGCGGGGGCCCCGCCGAGGTGCTCGGCGGCCTCAAGGCCATGCAGCCCTGGATCGCGGCGGCCCCGGCCGTGGCGGTGGTCGCCGCCACCCCCCGCCGCATCGACGGCGCCGGCCAGGAGGACGCTGTCCGGTTGGCCGCATATGAGGCCGGCGCCGCGGCCCAGGCCCTGCTGCTGCAGGCGGCGGCCCTGGAGCTGGGCGCGGGGACCGCGGTCGGCGTGGACCTGGCCGCCGTGGGCCAGGCGCTCAAGCTCCCCGAAGGCGCCCGGGCCGTGGCCCTGCTGCCGATCGGCCACCGGGCCCGCTGA
- a CDS encoding 6-phosphofructokinase, with amino-acid sequence MRQLKGKAVVAQGGGPTAVINQSLVGLVMEARKWRYITNVYGARFGVQGIVNEDFLDLSQTTTHNLEMVASSPSSALGSTRVKPDKAYCARMVEVFKRHGVRYFFYIGGNDSAETCHIVAEYAREVDYELRVIHIPKTIDNDLAVTDHCPGFGSAARFVTSAFACLDMDNFAIPGVFIGVVMGRHAGWLTASSVMARRDPKDGPHLIYVPERVFDTERFLGDVERVFTANGRCVIALSEGIVGADGKPVLTHLQGETEMDPFGNLQLSGRGTLGDALSDAIKQRLGIKRVRCDTFGYLQRSFLGVISDSDSSEARDVGETAVHFAFNRQMDGSVAIRRTGDYSVDYFLTPLSTVAARTKLLPPVYLKGDHDIDESFRDYARPLIGTIPHFDRIIAPRVEPLGPA; translated from the coding sequence ATGCGTCAACTCAAAGGCAAGGCGGTCGTCGCCCAGGGTGGCGGGCCAACGGCCGTGATCAACCAGAGCCTCGTCGGCCTCGTCATGGAAGCGCGCAAGTGGCGCTACATCACCAACGTCTACGGGGCCCGGTTCGGCGTCCAGGGCATCGTGAACGAGGACTTCCTGGACCTGAGCCAGACCACGACGCACAACCTGGAGATGGTGGCCTCCAGCCCCTCCTCGGCCCTGGGTTCGACGCGCGTTAAGCCCGACAAGGCCTACTGCGCGCGGATGGTGGAGGTGTTCAAGCGCCACGGCGTCCGCTACTTCTTCTACATCGGCGGCAACGACAGCGCCGAGACCTGCCACATCGTGGCGGAGTACGCCCGCGAGGTCGACTACGAGCTGCGGGTCATCCACATCCCCAAGACCATCGACAACGACCTCGCGGTGACGGACCACTGCCCAGGCTTCGGCTCCGCGGCGCGCTTCGTGACGTCCGCCTTCGCGTGCCTGGACATGGACAACTTCGCCATCCCCGGCGTCTTCATCGGCGTGGTGATGGGGCGTCACGCGGGCTGGCTGACGGCGAGCTCCGTGATGGCCCGCCGCGATCCCAAGGACGGCCCCCACCTCATCTACGTGCCCGAGCGGGTCTTCGACACGGAGCGGTTCCTGGGCGACGTGGAGCGCGTGTTCACCGCCAACGGCCGCTGCGTCATCGCCCTCTCGGAGGGGATCGTCGGCGCCGACGGCAAGCCGGTGCTCACCCACCTCCAGGGCGAGACGGAGATGGATCCCTTCGGCAACCTCCAGCTCTCGGGCCGCGGCACCCTCGGCGACGCCCTCTCCGACGCGATCAAGCAGCGGCTGGGCATCAAGCGCGTCCGCTGCGACACCTTCGGCTACCTGCAGCGCTCCTTCCTGGGCGTGATCTCGGACTCGGACTCCAGCGAGGCGCGGGACGTGGGCGAGACCGCCGTCCACTTCGCCTTCAACCGCCAGATGGACGGGTCCGTGGCCATCCGCAGGACCGGCGACTACTCCGTGGACTACTTCCTGACCCCGCTGTCGACGGTGGCGGCCCGCACGAAGCTCCTGCCCCCGGTGTACCTCAAGGGCGACCACGACATCGACGAGTCCTTCCGGGACTACGCGCGGCCCCTCATCGGCACCATCCCGCACTTCGACCGCATCATCGCGCCCAGGGTCGAGCCCCTGGGCCCGGCCTGA